One Oryza glaberrima chromosome 10, OglaRS2, whole genome shotgun sequence DNA segment encodes these proteins:
- the LOC127753408 gene encoding uncharacterized protein LOC127753408 has protein sequence MESRKEEEQHGGGGAVGWMTVPAFGEWDMKNGAVPDYSMDFSKIREMRKQNKRELSRASLGGDDDLLAAQQHKAAAPQPAPNASAAADDHRRPLHAAHDDSPTGRKKFLSYFQCCIRA, from the exons ATGGAGAGCCGCAAGGAG GAGGAGCAGCATGGGGGAGGAGGGGCGGTGGGGTGGATGACGGTGCCGGCGTTCGGGGAGTGGGACATGAAGAACGGCGCGGTGCCGGACTACTCCATGGACTTCTCCAAGATCCGGGAGATGCGCAAGCAGAACAAGCGCGAGCTCTCCCGCGCCAGCCTCGGCGGGGacgacgacctcctcgccgcgcagCAGCACaaggccgccgcgccgcagccCGCCCccaacgcctccgccgccgccgacgaccaccgccggccgctccacgccgcccaCGACGACTCGCCCACG GGGAGGAAGAAGTTCCTTAGCTATTTCCAGTGCTGTATCAGAGCCTGA